AGCGTTCGAACACGCGGTCGCATTCTCCCTCGGGGATGCCCGGGCCATCGTCCTCCACCGAGAGGCAGATGGCCGGAGACGTCTCCAGCCTGACCGTCACCATGCCGGGCCGACGCCCGTAGCGGATGGCGTTGTCGATGAGGTTGTTCATCATCTCCTGCAGCAGCAGAGGGTCCCCCGTCACCATGAGCGGGCGTTCCTCGCCCGAGAAACCCAGGTCGACGTCTGCCGCGAGTGCCTGCGGTACCCATTCGGCACAGGTCTCCTGCACCAGTCGCGCGAGATCGAGACGCTCGAAATCCCGGCTGCGGCTTCCGCTCGGCTCGGCGCGCGCCAGGGTGAGCAGCTGATTGACGATGCGCGTGG
This Betaproteobacteria bacterium DNA region includes the following protein-coding sequences:
- a CDS encoding sensor histidine kinase; translated protein: AAHQLRTPLAGLMTQIDRAARTGDSDSLRKALEQLQHSARRATRIVNQLLTLARAEPSGSRSRDFERLDLARLVQETCAEWVPQALAADVDLGFSGEERPLMVTGDPLLLQEMMNNLIDNAIRYGRRPGMVTVRLETSPAICLSVEDDGPGIPEGECDRVFERFYRLRGSPPGGSGLGLAIVREIAHAHGAEVRLERAQPAGGTLIRIAFGQRPATEP